Proteins from one Podarcis raffonei isolate rPodRaf1 chromosome 1, rPodRaf1.pri, whole genome shotgun sequence genomic window:
- the LOC128402810 gene encoding olfactory receptor 4S2-like yields MANRNNVSEFIFLGLTADQDLQKACFALFLVLYAAILTGNVLIIATVKSSSRLNSPMYFFLSYLSFVDIGYSSATAPKLIADFLVEKKIISFAGCMTQLFVFHFFGVTEIFLLTVMAYDRYIAICKPLHYTTIMSKSVCNWTMRALWLGAFAHSMVQTLLTLHLPFCGPNEIDHYFCDVHPLLKLACTDTHIVAYVVIVNSGMVSLVSFVLLTISYIIILVTLRTRSSEGRLKALSTCGSHITVVILFFVPCIFIYLRPSTTFSEDKGVAVFYTIITPMLNPLIYTLRNEEVKNAMRKLWSKKKVLWGG; encoded by the coding sequence ATGGCGAACAGGAACAATGTGTCTGAATTCATCTTCTTGGGACTCACCGCAGATCAGGACTTACAAAAAGCCTGTTTTGCGCTCTTTCTGGTCCTCTACGCAGCAATATTAACGGGGAATGTACTTATCATTGCCACCGTCAAGAGCAGCTCCCGTCTGAACTctcccatgtatttcttcctgaGTTACCTCTCCTTTGTAGATATTGGCTACTCATCTGCTACTGCCCCCAAACTGATTGCAGACTTCCTTGTTGAGAAGAAAATCATCTCCTTTGCTGGCTGCATGACACAGCTCTTTGTGTTCCacttctttggtgtcactgaaATCTTCCTCCTTACAGTGATGGCGTATGACCGGTACATAGCTATCTGCAAGCCCCTCCATTACACAACTATTATGAGCAAAAGTGTATGCAATTGGACGATGAGGGCATTATGGCTGGGAGCATTTGCACATTCGATGGTACAGACTCTCCTCACCTTACATCTCCCCTTCTGTGGGCCCAATGAAATTGACCATTATTTTTGTGATGTCCACCCTCTATTGAAATTGGCCTGTACTGATACTCATATTGTTGCGTATGTTGTCATTGTCAATAGTGGCATGGTTTCTCTAGTCAGTTTTGTTCTCCTGACAATTTCATATATCATTATCCTAGTCACTCTGAGAACTCGTTCTTCTGAAGGGCGCCTCAAAGCCCTCTCCACCTGTGGCTCTCACATCACGGTagtgattttattttttgtgcctTGCATCTTCATCTACCTGAGGCCTTCCACCACGTTCTCAGAGGACAAGGGCGTGGCCGTGTTCTACACCATTATCACCCCTATGCTCAACCCTTTGATTTACACCTTGAGAAATGAAGAGGTGAAAAATGCAATGAGAAAATTATGGAGCAAGAAAAAAGTACTTTGGGGTGGTTAA